A genome region from Bactrocera dorsalis isolate Fly_Bdor unplaced genomic scaffold, ASM2337382v1 BdCtg033, whole genome shotgun sequence includes the following:
- the LOC105229333 gene encoding DNA-directed RNA polymerase II subunit RPB11, producing MNAPPTFESFLLYEGEKKIIKELDTKVTNAAIFTVNKEDHTLGNMIRNQLLKDPNVLFAGYKVPHPLEHKFVIRIQTTSDYSPHEAFMNAITDLLAELSLFEERFKEAIKEKREGGD from the exons aTGAATGCTCCACCAACGTTCGAATCTTTTTTGCTGTATGAAGGTGAAAAGAA AATCATCAAAGAGTTGGATACTAAGGTTACAAACGCTGCGATATTCACGGTTAACAAGGAGGATCACACACTTGGCAATATGATTAGAAA tcAACTTTTAAAGGATCCAAATGTTCTTTTTGCTGGGTACAAAGTGCCGCATCCATTGGAGCACAAATTTGTTATAAGAATACAAACTACTTCTGATTACTCCCCGCATGAAGCATTCATGAACGCGATAACAGATTTATTAGCAGAACTTTCATTGTTTGAGGAGcgatttaaa GAAGCGATTAAGGAAAAAAGGGAAGGTGGCgattaa